In the Lactobacillus paragasseri genome, TGGAACAACAATATCAGTCCATATGTTCTTCTGGGCATCTAAGACAGGTTCTGCAGTCTTTCCACGATAAAATTGGATAACTGCTAACGGAACTACAATGAAGCCTAGAAAACGTACCATTGCACTTAATGTAATCAAGTTAACCATGTTATATTCAAATGCCATTGGAATTAAAATTGCAAGTAATACTGAAATAAAGAACGTTCTAATTGGAAAATTATTCTTGGTTCTCTTAGTTAAACTCTTTGAAAATTGGTTTTCACGCGCCATTGCTTCCAAGATTCTTGGTGCATTAAAGCTAGAAGCAACGTTAATACCAAACATTGAAATTAAAGCACCTACTAGAATAACATCCCTTAAAATCTCATTTTTAAAAATTGCTGCAATCGCTACAACCTGCTTAGTTGTCATCAAGGCCTTAGGATCAAGCACCATCGCAACTGCAACAACACCTATATAAACTATCGCAATTACGATGATTGCTAAGGGAATAGCACGTGGTAAATTCTTAGCTGGATTTTTCATATCCTCTGAACCAGAAGCAACGGATTCAAATCCAGTAAAGGCATAAAAAGCTGATACAATTGCCATTACAAAGCCTGTAGTAGTTAAAGTTGGCACAATCTTTTGACCATTTTGAGTAATTTGATCTACTTCATTTAAGTTGCTTGAAGCCCCAGTCATAATTAATAATACTACTCCAGCAACAATAATTAATACTAAGGCAGCTAACTTACCAAGTGTTGCTAAATTCATGACATACTTAACAACCTTTTGACCAAATAAGTTAATGATCGTAATAACAGCCATTAAGATCAAAAAGCCAATGGTCACACTCATCGTTTTGTTTGGATTACCACCAAAAATAGAAATTGTTGATTTGATAACTCCAACTGCCATAACACCCCAAGCTACACTTGCAGAAAAGTAACGTAAAATCCCCATATAGAAACCTACATTATTTCCAAAAGCTGCCTTTGAATATGCATAAGCAGCACCAGATTTAGTTACATATTTTGCAGCCGCCGCAAAAGAAACAGCTAAAATAGAAGCAAAAATTGCCGCTATAAAGTATACAATTAACGCTTTTGATCCAGCCTGTTGAACAACGCTACCTGGCGTCAAGAATATTCCTGAACCAATAATTGAATTAATGGCTAAAAGTACAATCGACCAAAAGCCTAATTTACTTGTTTCATTCTCATTCATCTATTATTAACTTCTCTCTACTCTCTTTTTGCATTATCAATAATATGTTTAAATAAGTTATTTTGATAAGAAACAACGCGGTGAAGCATTTCAGGATGCCATTGAACAGCAATCACTGAAGCATCTTTATTTTCAATTGCTTCTACTACTCCATCAACACAAC is a window encoding:
- a CDS encoding APC family permease, with the protein product MNENETSKLGFWSIVLLAINSIIGSGIFLTPGSVVQQAGSKALIVYFIAAIFASILAVSFAAAAKYVTKSGAAYAYSKAAFGNNVGFYMGILRYFSASVAWGVMAVGVIKSTISIFGGNPNKTMSVTIGFLILMAVITIINLFGQKVVKYVMNLATLGKLAALVLIIVAGVVLLIMTGASSNLNEVDQITQNGQKIVPTLTTTGFVMAIVSAFYAFTGFESVASGSEDMKNPAKNLPRAIPLAIIVIAIVYIGVVAVAMVLDPKALMTTKQVVAIAAIFKNEILRDVILVGALISMFGINVASSFNAPRILEAMARENQFSKSLTKRTKNNFPIRTFFISVLLAILIPMAFEYNMVNLITLSAMVRFLGFIVVPLAVIQFYRGKTAEPVLDAQKNIWTDIVVPILSIVLVIFLLVEYNWKAQFGVVNASGQVTGINWYAIAMMIFGFIVLPLIMFIISRKDRKASK